One genomic segment of Paenibacillus sp. FSL H8-0332 includes these proteins:
- a CDS encoding ribbon-helix-helix protein, CopG family, with protein sequence MSARGGPREGAGRKSIGVTKKVSVTLTNELWEKVEQHCAEHKLSRSELIRSLIESSDL encoded by the coding sequence ATGTCTGCAAGAGGAGGTCCCCGGGAGGGAGCAGGCCGCAAGAGCATAGGCGTAACGAAAAAAGTATCGGTAACCTTAACTAATGAGCTTTGGGAGAAGGTCGAACAGCATTGCGCAGAGCATAAATTATCCCGGTCGGAGCTTATCCGATCTCTGATTGAGTCTAGTGATTTGTAA